The DNA segment gattcagaaatagccgttactttgggttgccattctctacttaaacatcttagcaccttgtttataagatcttcattttgaaattctttgcctaaggctgctagatgatttactatatgtgtaaatctcttttgcatactctgaatattttcatttgtattcattctaaataattcatactcatgagttagtgcatttatcctagatcttttaacatctgtagttccttcatgtgttaatcgaagagtgtcccacatttccttagcactcttacaatttgaaactctgaaatattcatccattcctagggcagacgttattatgtttttggcttttaggttgtattgtactcgttttctatcctcttcagaccatctatctctaggtttttctatggttatgctttcacttgatgaactaccatctattgaaactctttctactgtggtgggtatataaggccctatttcaatggcttcccagatatttagatctattgcctcgataaaaatttgcattcgggttttccagtagtggtaaccctctccattaaagattggaggtctattgatagaattcccttctggaaataaggaatttgctgaggccatctttttcttgaagcttctaaactttgtacaagaatgaagctctgataccacttgttagacaagtggcctcagatatcttaagaagggggggttgaattaagatattccaaactgtttcccctaattaaaatctatttcactttttactcaagttatgaattcccttaatgacaatcttcttaaatattaattcaaatgaagcaacttgaatatgaatataaagcaataataaataaaggagattaagggaagagaaaatgcaaactcagttttatactggttcggccacacccttgtgcctacgtccagtccccaagcaacccgcttgagagttccactatcttgtaaattccttttacaagttctaaacacacaaggacaatccttcctttgtgtttagagatcctttacaacaagagactcacagtctcttaatcccttagagaatgagaagaagaagaggaacaaatctctctagaaagagatggattttacagattgagcactcaattaattccttaatgaattgcaattgaattggccaaggaattcttaagaggataaaatgaaattgctctttgagaggataaacactttgttgttctgaaaaaatctctttacaatttcgtgtttaagtcacatatatatagaccattggtggtcatgagtaaagcctttgaaaagttgtgactcttgaaattatttttctgaaattcctgtctggtaatcgattacagtaattgtgtaatcgattacagcttttaaaatttgaattaaaacgtttactaactgctggtaatcgattaccaaaattgtgtaatcgattacacagtctaaaatttcgaattcaaatttttatagctgttatgaaacgtatttggccactggtaatcgattacatcctctggtaatcgattaccagagagtaaaatctttgagaaacactttttattttaaatcacttggccaaacctttgctaattcaattaggaattcccttcctaatattctagtgatcatcttgatgttgtgacttgtaatcttgaagtattgtcttgaattttaatcttgaaaagcccatttgcatgaATTgtaacacatcatcatgatcatcatcaaaacatcaaagccaattgcatctacattaTACACGTTTAAAAGGTGTGACTGACCGtgtaagagtttttatactactaattgattaattaattaattagaaattatatttagtatAGTAATAATGGAgtaattataaaagtaaaattaataatttatttagaatgtgtaaaaaaaaatatatttagaatgTCCTGATTAGTTCAAAGATTTTTCTAAGATTTCACAATAGACTAAAACggttaatagagaaaaatatagggatcgaaaatgttaaaaattttgtttagggactaaagtaatttttaaaaagagttTATTGACCAAAAGCATAATtagttaaatgaaatttttttagaaaccaCATATAACATTTGTAGtcgaattttttaataaaatgtataaatacataaatatagattatataaaaatgttgaAGGTCGTAACGTATAATATATtatagtatataatttttatggcatataatataacttttatacTATGTACGGTTCGCTGGCTTGTGTTCTCTAATATGCAAACTCTGTTTTATTAATGTATAATATTGACTAATGTCCATCAAATTAATGGAGTTGTTTAAGTGGGTATTTAAGTAAGGAATCATTTTGTTTCCTAGTTGAAGTTGATCTAGCTGGTAGGGTgaattacttaaatttaaaaacggTTCTTTATATAGGAACGACTTCTTatgaatgaaatttaatttttactctaaaattaatattctgatagtaaaacaaaaagaaaataaagggaCACTTGCTAAATCAATTAGcacttaaatttcataaaatcttGATCTCAGTCACTACAAAGAAGATGAACTTCCTGTCTTATGCCCTTCGCTTATGTAACCcctagaaattaaattaatgattttcaCACTCTTCATCTCCCCTTACACCAATGGTTACTAACCACCCCCACTGTATTCTATATAAATACCAATCATGCGTGCTTTCATCATAACCATCAACACATACACCCATATTTTCTTCTATGACCAAAAAAGAATGGCTTTCACTCTCaatctttttattctttcttctttgatAGCTATAACTTCATTGATGTCATCAGCATCTATGGTTGAATCAAGGTCACTCTCTAGCCCCTCTTCTTCAAGCCTCGCGGTTCGGTTGAAGGCAGAGGGCGAATCCTCCTACTGCTGGGATTCACTATGGCAACTCCAAGCATGCACTGGAGAAATTGTTACATTTTTTCTCAATGGTAAGACTTACCTTGGACATGGTTGCTGCCAAGCAATTAGGGTGATTGGACATGATTGCTGGCCCAACATTGTTGCCTCTCTAGGATTCACCAATGAAGAGACTGATGTGTTGGAGGGTTATTGTGATGAGGATGTTGTTCAttcacctccaccaccaccacaatctattattgacccaaaatatattGTTCCATAAAGGAACTAACTTTGGCCTTGGTGCATGGTTTTCAATGAAGAACTaataagagttttgttttgtttcttttttcaatgTTTATGTTGCCACTCTTGCTCACACTAAGTGGGAAACATAAGTTGACATGTATGTACTGAAACTCTTAATCAATGATATGATATGCATGCATGATTGTGTGTTTTCTATGCTTAAAAGGTTGTTGCATCGGCATTTCCCTCCTTAAGTTATACTATATGGTTCAAGTTTTATGTTGAATGTACATATAATTTGGATACATAGCAAAATTAATATTGGATTCACCATATATACAATGTGTAGCAAGGAACTGAAAAGAGAATTGAACTATTAAAAGTGTAAGATGATGAAAACTAAGATATTGCTGCTCTTGATCTTCAATATCCTTCAAGAAAACCTTAGGCCAGCACTCAAATTTCATCATGGCTTCTTTTAAAGaacgtaataaaaaaaaaaaatgaaagatatgtTATACGCATGGCATCATGATTAAGAAATGGGTtatgaggattttttttttggaaaaggtGGGTTTTGAGGagattaattaacaaaataaggGAGTTTcatgataaaatgaaaatatgtaaGTGAGGATGATGGTCTTTACGAGATAAAGAGCAAGGCTGTAAGGGAGTATGTTGTGAGAAAAAGgatcaaatttaattgaaattgggAGGTTTGAGAGTTGAGcatttggttttgttagttGTAATTCAGAATATTAGTTGTAAAGTTTGGTAGTTTGTTTAGTTAGTTGAGTGTGATAAGACAGTGATTGAGGCTGAACTTGAGCCTTATAAATAGTCTCTGTGTAATTCAATTCATAATGTAATTCATCTCATTTTAGTATATGTTTTTTCTTggctttctctctttctccccAACAGATTTGGTATCAAGAGCACTAAGTCTTGGGACTAGGTGGGATAAGAGAGTTGTGAACTGAGAAAGAGTGGTGAGAGATTCAAACAGTGTGGATCCTTCGAGTGTGAAACAGCTGAGAGTTGTGAGATTGTGAGTGAAACAATCTGTGAGGCATTGAGAATCAAGATTTGGCAGATTCTGGATCTTGCAAAAGAATCTTGGTGATTGCTGGAAAAGCTTGAGTGTGGATAGATCAAGATAGCATCATGAATGGCCATGTACCTGGAAATTTACCAGTTCTTGATGGGAAAAACTGGTCCAAATGGAGTGTGCAGATGAAAGCCCTCTTTGGTTTTCAGGATGTCTATGAGGTGGTTCAGAATGGGATTGAAGAGCAGCACACCAGATGCTCAGACAAGTTTGGAAGGATTTGAAGAAGAAAGACTGTAAGGCACTATTTTTCTTGCATCAATGTGTGGACTCTGcacattttgaaaaaattgtagCTGCCACAACGTCGAAGGAGGCATGGGATATCCTAGCAAAAGCATGTTCTGGTGATGACAGGTTGAAGAAAGTGAAGCTAAACGCTTTGAAAAGACAATATGAGCTGCTCCAGATGGAAGACAATGAGAGGATCTGTGATTACTTTACAAGATTGCTCAGAATTGTGAATCAAATGCAAGAATGTGGTGagagattcaaggatcaagattTGGTAGAAAAGGTGATGAGAACTCTAACCCCTCGATTTGATGGGAGAGTTGCTGCTATCGAAGAGGCAAGGGACCTGTCTGAGATGAAAATCGAGCAGTTGCAAGCCTCTCTAGAAGCACATAAGCTGAAGATGAATGAGAGGAGCCCTGCAAGATTAGGCCTTGTATGCTTCAAAACAGAAGCAAGGTTGGAAGAACAAGAAGTGGAGAGGAAATGCTAAGAGATATAACAACAAGCATGAAGGAAAGAATCCTTCATTTCAAGGCAAGAATGATCAAACTGACTTTGCTCTGGATCACTCAGTgccatatggaagaaaaggagAATCTGGTTCAAGTAATAAGGCTGGAAAAGGAAGGTTTGACAAAAGCAAGATCATATGCTACAATTGTCAAGGCTAGGGTCACTTTGCAAATGAATGTGGAAGTGCATAtgtaagagaaaagaagaagaaatatagCAAAAATGAGGCTTATATGGCACAAGCAAAGCAACAGAATGAAAGTGAAAGTGGTTCAGATGTGGAAGCAGTTGTGTTGATGACAAccatatgcaatttcagcagcAATGTGGATGCAGAAACATGGTATTTGGACACTGGATGTTCAAATCACATGACCTGCAATCTGAATTGGCTTGTGAATCTTGATAATAGCAGGAGGTGCACCATAAAATTTGCAGATAGCAGTACTGTGAAGAGCATGGGAGTTGGAAATGTTGCTTTCAGAAGGAGTGATGGAAGTCTAGCAATAATAGACGAAGTGATGTATGTGCCAGACATGAGGTGTAATCTGATGAGTTTGGGTCAGCTTCTTGAAAAAGGTTTCTCAGCATCCTTGAAGAACAAGTTTCTGGATTTACTAGACCCAGGTGATGTAAGAGTGTTCAAAGTTCCATTGTCTAAAAACAGAACCTTTCAAGTGAATATGAATAATGCTGATGTGCAGTGTCTAGCATCAACTGCCAATGAAGATGAGAGTTGGCTTTGGCATTCTAGACTTGGGCATTTGAATTTCAAGGGCCTGCATCAACTCCAGTCACAGAAGCTAGTTGATGGCCTACCCAGAATCAGAATTC comes from the Glycine soja cultivar W05 chromosome 6, ASM419377v2, whole genome shotgun sequence genome and includes:
- the LOC114414364 gene encoding egg cell-secreted protein 1.1-like, coding for MAFTLNLFILSSLIAITSLMSSASMVESRSLSSPSSSSLAVRLKAEGESSYCWDSLWQLQACTGEIVTFFLNGKTYLGHGCCQAIRVIGHDCWPNIVASLGFTNEETDVLEGYCDEDVVHSPPPPPQSIIDPKYIVP